A genomic region of Nitrospinota bacterium contains the following coding sequences:
- a CDS encoding replication initiation protein — protein MASGAKKIEDTKPIKAHSSAIQVTHKLTLVQHKAWLVLLRNAYHELANNNIKKHKMRMQELALYLGYTNNRNDKYLKNVLEELVDTKVAWNVFDKDGEDEWGVAAMLAGCKVKKGVVEYDYSSFLREKLYNPKMFALLNLKILNKFRSKYALAIYNLCKDYVGAGQAPLVGLDKFREFVGLDTGEYTDFKSMNRRVIKEPLKEINALSDINVKVDYIKEKRKVVGLKFMIRANPQLSLDIDSVTEKVMGQPSEFDEDMDAPPDKANRAGAVVDRLVSFGVTEKQARKLSESHEYGYIMENLDVVEKQCRSGRVQNVPAYTVTAIREDYRPRKTFIQAEMAAKEAEKKKARTKKAREEILKRLLDEFDAKSLEKAIHVLKPKEKEKLQGDFLQHVRGESFLSQYYARNGFENMVVKGAYFAFAKERLGIPRPGAQSLVKMLESAGYRATEFKEELSLYE, from the coding sequence GTGGCTTCCGGCGCGAAGAAGATAGAAGACACAAAACCCATAAAGGCCCACAGTTCGGCCATTCAGGTCACACACAAGCTCACGCTGGTGCAACACAAGGCGTGGCTGGTGCTGTTGCGCAACGCCTATCACGAGCTGGCCAACAACAATATCAAAAAGCACAAGATGCGCATGCAGGAGCTGGCGCTTTACCTGGGCTACACCAACAACCGTAACGACAAATACCTCAAAAACGTCCTGGAAGAGCTTGTGGACACGAAAGTGGCCTGGAACGTCTTCGACAAGGACGGTGAAGACGAATGGGGCGTGGCGGCCATGCTGGCCGGTTGCAAGGTGAAAAAAGGGGTGGTGGAGTACGACTACTCCTCGTTCCTGCGAGAGAAGCTTTACAACCCCAAGATGTTCGCCCTGCTCAACCTGAAGATCCTCAACAAGTTCCGCAGTAAATATGCGCTGGCCATATACAACCTTTGTAAAGACTATGTGGGCGCCGGCCAGGCGCCGCTGGTGGGGCTGGACAAGTTCCGCGAGTTTGTGGGGCTGGACACGGGCGAGTACACCGATTTTAAGAGCATGAACCGCCGGGTGATAAAAGAGCCGTTAAAAGAGATCAACGCCCTGTCGGACATCAACGTGAAGGTGGACTACATCAAGGAAAAGCGCAAGGTTGTGGGGCTCAAATTCATGATAAGGGCCAACCCGCAACTTTCGCTTGATATAGACTCGGTCACCGAAAAGGTCATGGGCCAGCCCTCGGAGTTCGATGAGGATATGGACGCGCCGCCAGACAAGGCCAACAGGGCCGGGGCGGTGGTGGACAGGCTTGTATCCTTCGGCGTCACGGAAAAGCAGGCCAGGAAGCTCTCGGAGAGCCACGAATACGGTTACATCATGGAGAACCTGGACGTGGTGGAGAAACAGTGCCGCTCGGGCCGGGTGCAGAACGTGCCCGCATACACCGTGACCGCCATAAGGGAAGACTACCGCCCCCGCAAAACCTTCATCCAGGCGGAAATGGCGGCCAAAGAGGCGGAGAAGAAAAAGGCCCGCACAAAAAAGGCCAGGGAGGAAATTTTAAAACGCCTGCTGGACGAGTTCGACGCCAAAAGCCTCGAAAAAGCGATACACGTCCTGAAACCGAAGGAGAAGGAAAAACTCCAGGGGGATTTCCTTCAACACGTAAGGGGGGAATCTTTCCTTTCCCAATACTACGCCCGCAACGGGTTCGAGAACATGGTGGTTAAAGGGGCCTATTTCGCCTTCGCCAAGGAAAGGCTGGGCATTCCCAGGCCCGGCGCGCAATCGCTTGTGAAAATGCTGGAGTCTGCCGGATACAGGGCCACGGAGTTCAAGGAAGAGCTTTCGCTTTATGAATAA
- a CDS encoding SGNH/GDSL hydrolase family protein, protein MPKKVLFLILMFLIPVAVLSAFLEFAAPLIIKTPHLVYKEWPGRPVTFHPGMKHRAVTDYYDNWFTANPLGFNDTEHAPAKPAGVVRILILGDSFVEALQVKPEENAARVMERLAEERGMALEAVSMGMSGYGQGQQLKTYETIGKTFNPDMVVIYFCANDLNDNMERPEYSLSPDGKLMAVEKEIPAESWKTALVRGLLNRLESYFIVKEVFGRGYRLFFATAEEVRAARTAQAGVAGGGGIDEGALAHYAEPEKLKSFETLVKSLHETVTVRDGKPLVAALVSAGVVSPSLEFEKFLDEMEKVYHEAGVDTLNLQRLFVERYRREKTPPHFERDVHWNAVGHLWAAGAILERVEKQLGAKGVKNG, encoded by the coding sequence ATGCCAAAAAAAGTCCTTTTCCTCATCCTGATGTTTCTGATACCAGTGGCGGTCTTGTCCGCCTTTCTGGAGTTTGCCGCGCCGCTCATCATCAAGACCCCCCACCTGGTTTACAAAGAATGGCCCGGCAGGCCCGTTACCTTCCATCCGGGCATGAAACACCGCGCCGTTACGGATTATTACGACAACTGGTTCACCGCCAACCCGCTGGGGTTTAACGACACGGAACACGCCCCCGCCAAACCCGCCGGTGTGGTCAGGATACTTATCCTTGGGGATTCCTTCGTGGAGGCGCTCCAGGTTAAGCCGGAGGAAAACGCCGCCCGGGTCATGGAAAGGCTGGCAGAAGAGCGGGGAATGGCCCTGGAGGCTGTTTCCATGGGGATGTCCGGCTATGGGCAGGGCCAACAGCTTAAGACCTATGAGACCATCGGAAAAACCTTCAACCCCGATATGGTCGTTATCTATTTTTGCGCCAACGACCTTAACGACAACATGGAGCGTCCGGAATACAGCCTGTCGCCCGATGGCAAGCTTATGGCCGTGGAAAAAGAGATTCCCGCTGAAAGCTGGAAAACCGCGCTGGTCCGGGGCCTTCTGAACCGTTTAGAATCGTACTTCATCGTAAAAGAGGTTTTCGGCAGGGGCTACCGCCTGTTTTTCGCCACCGCAGAAGAGGTTCGCGCCGCCCGGACGGCCCAGGCCGGGGTGGCTGGCGGGGGCGGGATCGACGAGGGGGCGCTGGCCCATTACGCGGAGCCGGAAAAGCTGAAATCGTTCGAGACGCTGGTGAAAAGCCTGCATGAGACGGTGACGGTGAGGGACGGCAAACCGCTGGTTGCGGCGTTGGTGTCCGCCGGGGTGGTTTCCCCATCGCTGGAGTTTGAAAAGTTTTTGGACGAAATGGAGAAGGTTTACCATGAGGCCGGAGTTGATACGCTGAATCTCCAGCGGCTTTTTGTGGAGCGGTACCGGCGGGAAAAAACCCCGCCCCATTTCGAGCGGGATGTCCATTGGAACGCCGTGGGGCATCTATGGGCCGCCGGGGCCATTCTGGAGCGGGTGGAAAAACAATTGGGCGCAAAGGGGGTTAAAAATGGTTGA
- a CDS encoding NAD-dependent epimerase, with protein MSGEKILVTGAAGFIGFHLSLRLMREGKSVTGLDNLNDYYDVNLKNARLAILQKEPGFSFVKLSLEDREGMAKLFAENRFHTVVNLAAQAGVRYSLENPLAYIDSNVVGFANILEGCRHGGVNHLVYASSSSVYGANKTIPFSERHNVDHPMSLYAATKKANELMAHTYSSLYNLPTTGLRFFTVYGPWGRPDMALFKFTKAILEGKPIDVYNHGDMRRDFTYIDDIVDGVARVISLAAEKDPGWDGAAPVPDRSYAPFRVYNIGNNHSEDLLRMISILEEHLGKKAEKNFMPMQPGDVKETSANIDSLKADFGFKPATLIEQGIPRFVEWYRQYYKA; from the coding sequence ATGAGCGGTGAAAAGATACTGGTTACCGGCGCGGCTGGTTTTATAGGGTTCCATCTCTCCCTGCGGCTTATGCGGGAGGGTAAATCCGTAACCGGGCTGGACAACCTTAACGATTATTACGACGTTAACCTTAAAAACGCCCGGCTGGCCATCCTTCAAAAGGAGCCCGGCTTTTCGTTCGTAAAGCTCTCCCTGGAAGACCGGGAGGGCATGGCGAAGCTATTCGCGGAAAACCGGTTCCACACGGTGGTGAACCTGGCGGCGCAAGCCGGGGTGCGCTATTCGCTGGAAAACCCGCTGGCGTATATAGACTCCAACGTGGTGGGTTTCGCCAACATCCTTGAGGGGTGCAGGCATGGCGGGGTAAACCATCTTGTTTACGCCTCCTCCAGCTCCGTTTACGGTGCAAACAAGACCATCCCCTTCTCCGAGCGGCATAATGTGGACCATCCCATGTCCCTGTACGCCGCCACCAAGAAGGCCAACGAGCTTATGGCCCACACCTACAGCTCCCTTTATAACCTGCCCACCACTGGCCTGCGGTTCTTCACGGTTTACGGCCCCTGGGGCCGGCCGGACATGGCGCTGTTCAAGTTCACCAAGGCCATACTGGAAGGCAAGCCCATAGACGTTTACAACCATGGCGACATGCGGCGTGATTTTACATATATTGACGACATTGTGGACGGCGTGGCCCGCGTGATAAGCCTGGCCGCTGAAAAAGACCCCGGCTGGGACGGGGCCGCTCCCGTGCCGGACAGAAGCTACGCCCCGTTCCGGGTTTACAATATCGGCAACAACCATTCCGAGGACCTCCTGCGGATGATCAGCATCCTGGAGGAGCATTTGGGAAAGAAAGCGGAGAAAAACTTCATGCCCATGCAACCGGGGGACGTGAAGGAAACCTCCGCCAATATAGATTCGCTAAAGGCGGATTTCGGGTTTAAACCCGCCACGCTCATCGAGCAGGGAATCCCCCGGTTCGTAGAGTGGTACAGGCAATATTACAAGGCATAA
- a CDS encoding DegT/DnrJ/EryC1/StrS family aminotransferase, whose protein sequence is MPFIDLKSQYALIKDEVAAGIEKVLESGQYIMGPEIGALEKELSAFTGVKHAITCSSGTDALVMALMAKGIGAGDAVFTTPFTFVATAEAAALLGATPVFVDIEEETFNISPELLKKAVERTRIEGRLRPACVIPVDLFGLPADYDAIMEIAGESGLFVLEDAAQSFGGEYKGKKAGAMGHCAATSFFPAKPLGCYGDGGAIFTDDDELADRLRSIRVHGQGKDKYENVRVGLNGRLDTLQAAILSPKLRLLAGEIEKRQQVAQKYAKGLLGYAKTPEIPEGYVSAWAQYTIVTERREKLKEALGAAGVPTAVYYPIPLHLQKAFEGLGHKKGDYPASEWAADRVISLPMGPYLALEQQDYIITAVREALA, encoded by the coding sequence ATACCCTTCATTGATTTAAAATCGCAATACGCACTGATAAAAGACGAGGTGGCGGCGGGGATCGAAAAGGTCCTGGAGAGCGGCCAATACATAATGGGGCCGGAAATCGGCGCCCTGGAAAAGGAGCTTTCGGCTTTCACCGGGGTCAAACACGCCATAACTTGCTCCTCCGGCACCGATGCGCTGGTGATGGCCCTGATGGCCAAGGGAATTGGCGCCGGTGACGCGGTGTTCACAACGCCGTTCACATTTGTCGCCACCGCCGAGGCGGCGGCCCTGCTGGGGGCCACACCGGTGTTTGTGGACATCGAGGAGGAAACTTTCAACATAAGCCCCGAACTGCTTAAAAAAGCCGTGGAGCGCACCAGGATCGAGGGAAGGTTAAGGCCCGCCTGCGTTATCCCTGTGGACCTTTTCGGCCTTCCCGCCGATTACGATGCGATAATGGAAATCGCCGGGGAATCGGGCCTTTTCGTGCTGGAAGACGCCGCGCAGTCGTTCGGGGGTGAATACAAGGGGAAAAAAGCCGGGGCCATGGGGCATTGCGCCGCCACAAGTTTCTTTCCCGCAAAACCGCTGGGCTGTTATGGCGACGGCGGCGCTATTTTCACGGACGATGATGAATTGGCCGACCGGTTGAGATCAATCCGTGTCCACGGCCAGGGCAAAGACAAATACGAAAACGTAAGGGTTGGCCTGAACGGCCGGCTGGACACGTTGCAGGCGGCCATCCTTTCCCCGAAACTGCGCCTGCTTGCAGGTGAGATAGAAAAACGCCAGCAGGTGGCGCAGAAGTACGCCAAAGGGCTTTTGGGATATGCGAAAACCCCGGAAATCCCCGAAGGCTACGTGAGCGCGTGGGCGCAATACACCATAGTCACAGAACGGCGTGAAAAGCTGAAAGAGGCTTTGGGCGCGGCCGGTGTGCCCACGGCGGTGTATTATCCAATCCCTCTTCATCTGCAAAAGGCGTTTGAGGGGCTTGGGCACAAGAAAGGGGATTACCCCGCCTCCGAATGGGCCGCGGACAGGGTGATAAGCCTGCCCATGGGCCCGTATCTTGCCCTTGAGCAACAGGATTACATAATCACAGCAGTGCGGGAGGCGCTGGCCTGA
- a CDS encoding SIS domain-containing protein — MTSHGDRLKSALTASIEAKKSLLADESRIAAFDKAAEAVVAAYKQGNRLYIAGNGGSAADAQHLAAEFVCRLSADRPALPAEALSTDTSTLTAIGNDYGFDQIFSRQIEAKAKPGDVFLAISTSGNSPNILLALKKCREKGIGSILFTGRNGGAAKGLADHCVIAYGDSSNIIQEQHIVMAHTLCSCVEDALFRDA; from the coding sequence ATGACCAGTCACGGCGACAGGCTGAAAAGCGCGCTTACGGCCTCCATCGAGGCCAAAAAGAGCCTGTTGGCGGATGAAAGCCGGATAGCGGCTTTCGACAAGGCGGCGGAAGCAGTTGTGGCCGCGTATAAACAGGGCAACCGGCTGTATATCGCCGGTAACGGAGGCTCCGCGGCGGACGCGCAACACCTGGCGGCGGAGTTTGTGTGCCGTCTATCGGCGGACCGCCCTGCCCTGCCCGCCGAAGCGCTCAGCACCGATACGTCCACCCTTACCGCCATCGGCAACGATTACGGGTTCGACCAGATATTTTCAAGGCAGATTGAGGCGAAAGCGAAACCGGGGGATGTTTTCCTGGCGATCTCAACATCCGGCAATTCCCCAAACATACTTCTGGCGCTGAAAAAATGCCGTGAAAAAGGGATAGGGTCCATACTGTTCACCGGCAGGAACGGCGGCGCGGCTAAAGGCCTGGCGGACCATTGCGTCATAGCCTATGGTGACTCATCCAACATCATCCAGGAACAGCATATCGTAATGGCTCACACCCTTTGCTCATGCGTGGAGGACGCCCTTTTCAGGGATGCCTAG